The Ralstonia pickettii DTP0602 genome segment TGCGACGATGTTCGCCTGCATCGAAATACTGCTGAGGCGCTCGACGAGGTCGGTCTGGCGCTTGCGAACCGTGACTTCGCAACGGTGCATTTCCTCCTGATAGGCCTGCGTAACGGTCTGCAGCAGTTCAAGCATTGGTGTGGCCTGCGTGACCAGCGCATCGAGCGCTGAGGCACGCAGGCTGGTGTCGGCTGTCGGTGCGTCTATTGCTGTCCTGACCTGGCCAATGAATTCGCGGATACGTGCATCGGCCCGTGCATTGCCAAAGTACAACTGCTGCAGGGGACCGGAGAATACGCCGGGCAACCGCTCATTGCCCTTCACGAGATCCGAATGCGCCGACTCGAACATCGCCAGGCACCTCCGGACGATATCGAGCGCCGCAGGATCGCCGCGCGAAGCGAGCAGCATATGAAGGACGATCCGTTGCGACAGCATGCGCTGCCTTCCGGACAAGTTGATCAACGTACCGATGGTCTCGGCCGACACTTCGGCCTGGGGTAGCGGGGTAGAGGAAGCGTTCATGCCATGCCTTGCAGGGGAGTGTTGACGCAGACGCGCGCCGCGCTGACTGGAAAATCAAGCGCCCGATGCCAGAGCAGACCGGTTCCCGGCAGGCGGTCATTTCCCTTCGCGGCGCCGTTGCACCGTACGCCTTCTTCGGAACGTGTCATCGCGACGTGTCAATTTGTTTCAAGGCCGTTGGCCTGTGTGCCCCAAACGCAATATGTGTGCCATACCTCACGCAAGTCGCGGAGGGGCTGAGACGCAGGGAGCAAAGGGCCCAGCGCACTAGTCTGGTGCCTGATGGTGCATAACGATGCGTGCGCTGGGAGAAGTTCTGCAAGGGCGGCGAGGCGACTTCGCTAGAATAGGCACTTCGATCGTGTTTCCACACGAGTGTCTGGATTGCGGCGGGTCAGAGGATCGCAGCGATGCCCTGGCGATCGGCTGTTGTCCCGTGCCCTCATATGAAGTTGAAATGACAAAGACGAAAATCTCGATCATGGCATTCGTGCTTGCCGCCGTCAGTTCGTTGGCGCATGCGAGCCTGGCCACGGATGCTCGGGCGTTCAAGAATGGCGTCAAGACAGCAGGAAAGCAGACCGGGCATGCTGTGCGCGATGCCGCGCACGCGGTGGGCCGTGGTGCGAAGGGTGCCGGCCACACCGTGGCTGGCGCAACAAGGAACGGCTATCACGCGACGAAAAGGGCGGTGACAGGGCACGAATAGAGGTCGCGACCCGCTAACGAGCCTTGGGCCGGATACGCAACGGCATCACACCGCCGCGCTGTCAGCTCGGGCGCGCCATTTCCTGGGTCACCTCGGATTTTTTCCGCACGCCACGCAGCATCTCGCCTACGATGCCTGTTACGCCCGAACCCGCGAGAGCCTGAACGCGTGGTGCCCGACCGTGGGCGCGATGCCCTGCACCAGCTGGGCCAGCAACTCGCCGGCGGCGGGGCCAGTGCCAAATCCGTGGCCGCTGAACCCCATGCCAATGAAGAAGCCGGGAAGGGAGTCCACTGCCGAGATGACTGGCAGGGCGTCGGGGGTGACATCCATCATGCCGCCCCAGGCCTGGACCACCTGGGCGCCTCCGAAGACGGGGAACGCCCGCTGCAGTTGACGGAGCGCGGCGAATACGGAGTTGGTGTTGGGTCCGGGGTCGCCTGAAGCCACGGCCGAACGCGGTCAGGTGCGCGAGCTCTTGCAGGCTGCGGTCGAAATGTTGCCGGCAATCGACCGCTGCGTTTTCATGCTTCGGGCCGTCGAAGACATGAGCGTGGAGGAAACGGCTTATTGCCTTGGCGTAAGCGGTGACGTGGTCAAGACGCGCTTCCTCCGGGCCCGCACAATGCTGCGCGAATCCCTGGCTGAAGAGGTAAATCCCTATCTGCAAAGCACGTTCAGTGTTGCGGGCCCACGCTGCGACGCGGTGGTCAATCACGTGCTCGCCGCCCTTCGCGTGCGCGGGCTCTTCCGTCCGCATTGACGACCATTCGCCGCGAGAAGTTTCACGGGACCGGCACCGGGCGGAACAGTTTCGACCATCGGAAAAAGCGCGCAGTCGGCCGATGCCGCCGAAAGTGTAGAAGGTGCGGAAAAGCTGACGTGAGCAACTTCTAATTGCTTGCCGGTCCGCACCATCTAGCATTCTGAGAACGCCCGTGCTCGGTGCACCGGATCCTGATCCTGACGCGGACAATTGCGGATTCTTTTTCTCCTTTTCGGCGCACTGTTTCATCGATGTAACGAAGTAACACCGCCGCAGATCTGATCTTGAAAGCCGTACGTTGCGCTTTGTTTTTGGCGCCATATAGTGACTCTGCCTGGCGAGATCAGCGTCTTCTTGACGCCCTGATTGCCGGACCAGTCAACCCAGGGTACCGTGGGAGCGCGACATGAGACGTGTATTCAAATCGGCAGAGCATAACGAAACGTTCCTCGACGAGGGGGCCGTTCTCGCGCAACTCCTGACTGAAGAGGAAGTGCGTGCATTGCAGCGCTTTTATTGGAATGAGGCGCCATCCTCGGAACTTGGGTTTCATGCGACGATGTTCAGTGACGATGCGGAATATCGCGCGCGCGTCGACGCAAAGATAAAAGAATATCTCGCTCCGCGTCTCGCAATGTTTCTCGATGACTATCGCTGTGTTGTCGGAAATTTTGTCGTTAAGGAGCATAGCCGTTCGGGAACCGAGGTTTCCCTGCATCAGGACTGGACCTTTGTCGATGAGCGCTTGATGCGCTCGGTCAATGTCTGGTGTCCTCTCATCGACACCGACGCCTCGAACGGCGGGCAATCGATCTTCAAAGGCAGCCACCGCATCGTCGACGTTCTGCGTGGGCCCTATTTTCCGAACCCCTTCGTGACGCTTGCCGAGACGATCGTGGAAAAGTATCTGATGGACGTTCCACTGCGCGCGGGACAGGCGATTATCTACGATCACGCGCTGGTCCATGCTACGCCACCGAACCGGAGCCGGCAGACGCGCGTCGCGGCGAACATGGTGCTGGTTCCCAGCGAGGCGCAACTGCTTCACTGCTATCTCGAGCAAGGCGCCCCACGCGCCAGGCCAGAGCTGTTCGCCGTCGACGACGAGTTTTTCCTTCACAACAAGATCGGCGATCGGCCAGGCGGACGCTTCCTCGGTTATGTCGATAACGCCATTCCGGCCATCGCCCTCGAACAGTTGCCGCTCGTCCCGGCGTGACGCAGTCCAGCCGGCTGTCGCACCCGGCTCACGGGCAAATATCCCAACGTTGCGACAAAGGAGTCGTACGCAATGACTAACGAGCAAATGGAAAATTTCCTCGCCATCGGCGAGCAGTTGGGGCATAGCCGATCCCACCTCCTGGCGCGCGGTTCACAGACTTCAACGGTAACGGTGACAAATATCGAGCAGCTCCGCGCCCTGGTGCGTCCGCGCAACCCGCAACATTTGCAGGACCGCGAAGCCGATATCAGCCAGCGTTCTGCGGGGAGGCCAAGGACGCTTGCGGAACACATCGAATCGTACCTGTACGGCCAGGGCGAGCTTTCCACCTCGCATGTGAACGCGGCGAACGCCGGACTGCCGGTGAACGTGCGCCTTGTGTCCGATGGACTCTTTACGATGCCGCACGGCGAAACCGTGATCGGACCCAGCGCCGATCCCACCGTCTGGAATTACGGAACGTTGAATTTCTACAGCGATTCCGTTCTGACGGTGAAGAACACGTACTTCACCCTTAACGTGCAGAACCTGGTGATGCAATACGTGGACCCCAAACAGTAGCCAGCACGGATTGAACGGGAGACTCATATGCCTACCTATGGAATCGGAATCATGGGCGCGGTTCAGAATCCGCCGCCCAAGCCCGCGAAACAACCCCAGGGAAATACGCCGCCGCAGGCAAAGGAAGGAAAGTGTGTCTGGGGTGATTCGCATTGCATGCAAGACGGGCAGAACGGCGGCGATGGTGCAATGGGCAACGCTGGAACGAACGGTACCAACGGCGTCCAGGGCCTTGGCGCGCTTACCGCGCAACTCAATATCACTACCCTGACAGGTTTCCTCGTCGTGGCGTCGCAAGGCGGTCCCGGGCAGGATGGCGGTCCGGGAGGGGATGGCGCCGATGGCGGAAATGGTGGTCAGGGCGGTAACGGACCCTCGTGCCAGGCCATCGGCTGTAGCGCGGGCAACGGTGGAAACGGGGCCAACGGCGCCGCCGGCGGGAATGGTGGCAACGGTGGCAATGGCGGCAACGCGCAGAAAGTCACAATCAACATCCCGTTGGCCGGGGGCGGCACGATTTCCACCAATCCGGTGGCCGGTATTGTCGGGCAAGGTGGTATCGGCGGCCTTGGAGGCAACGTCGGTGCGGGCGGCGAGCCAGGAACGCACGGGTACGGCGGGCACGACGGGAAGCGGGGTTCGCCGGGCACAACAGCGGGCGCGCGCGGAAATCCGGGCAATCCGGGCACCACGATGGGCAACATTGGCATCATTGCCATTGTGCCGCCTCGCAGCTGACTGCCGTCATGCCGGTGCTGGGTGCGATCCCGATGGCGCCTTACACGGACCGCATGTTTCGTGGGCTGTTCGGCGCCGTGGCATCACTTCTACCGGAGGGGGCAGTACATGCGCGCCAGGTCGCGGAGATCCTGCTCCATCATCCTCGGGTCGATGCCGAAGCGGCGCACCCGCGCTCCGATCTTAACGTCAACGGCTCGCCGCTTCAGTTGCTGTTGTCGGCCAGGCCGGCACGTTGGGAAGCCCGTCTTATCGCAGATCCGGCGTTCTATGAAGCGGATCCGCTGGTCCGTTGGCAAAAGAGCCTGGCGGCGCTGGAGGCAACGCTCCGCGCGACCGGCGCTGAAGGACTACGAGAACTGGTTCGACTGACGGTGGCGGCTGTCATACCGCAGGATGAGCCGGCGCTCCGCCAGTACCCGACCGGCATGATCCGCCTGGCTGCGGGACTCACTTCGCGCGGCGCCGCAGTCTATATGGGGGCGCCGCATCGGGTGGACCGCTGGGACGTGGCACGGAGATGGGCCGCTTGCGTGCTCGGCTCGGCGGATCCGGCACATGCGCTGATCGGTCGGCTTGAGCCGAATGCGGCAGTCTTCGGCATGGGTGTGGAAGGGGTGAGCCTGCCGCACGCGCGGGCGAAGCTGTACTGGCGCTTGCGGAAGTCCGTCCCGATCGACGCGTTCGACATGCCTTGGCTTGCCAGCCCGGCGATGACCCGCTTTCTCGCCGCGGTACTTGGCGACGGGAGCATACCCCTGAACGCGCTCACGTTCTCCGCTGCGTTTGACGTCGCGGATGGCACGCTGACGGATGTAAAGGCCGATGTGTGCGTCGCGAACGCAGGTCTCGGCCTGCGCGATGCGCTGCATTGTGTCAACGAGCAAGCCGCACTGCTCGGCCTGTCGCCTCGGCCGCTCGACCGATGCAGTGAAGTTCTCGAGCAACATCACGTCGATATCGGCTGTCTGGGGCTGGGTAGCGACAGTCGCGGCACGCACCGCCTCAATATTTACCTGCACCAGCGATACCCGGCCCCCAGGATTCCTCGAACTGACAGGTAGTGACGCCATGAGCATCGAAACATCAGCCAATCCCATCGGCGTCGAGGAAGAATCGACCGTCCCGGAGCTACGGACGTTCCAGACGCTCGATAGTTCGATCGGACGCATTTCCGAGAACGTCAATCTGTTTCGCGGCGACGTGACCCTTTCGCTGGCATTGCTTACGCTCGCGAATCGAGGCGGACTGGAGGTGGATGTCAGCCTGAACTACCAGAGCGACATTCTTTGGGAGGTCAGTACATGGAATCTCGAAAGTCCGACGTCCATCGTTGGCCTGGGCTGGCAGCTGCCCTACGAGATGATTCAGCTCGACATCCATAACTCGGTCTCGCCATTCGACGACGCGTACTACCTCAGCAGCACTGACGGATCGCAAAGCCAGCTCCGTCTGACGTCGCAGACGGTCGATGTGTGGACCTTCGAAGCGGAAGATTTCGACTTCTCGACCATTGTTTACTATCCGAAGAAGGAGATCTGGAAGATCACGGATGCGTCCGGCCTCACTCGCATCTATGGTGCTGACGTTTCCGCGGGCGATAGTCCGGCAGCGTTGCGCAATGCGATCAAGTGGGGCGGGGTGGACGGCAACTGGACAGACAGCAGCGTCCAGCTGGGGCAAAGCAATTTCCCGATCAGCTGGAATCTTGCCCGTGTGCGCAATCAATGGGGTGACGAGATCCAGTTCACCTACTCGCAGTTTCCCGACGATGCGATCCAGATCGGCGGCCCCGGCGGGAACTACTTCACTCGCGCCTCCTATCTGACCAGGATCACCGATCCCGCGGGACGCATCGTCACGTTCAACTACGCGGCCAAGACCTACAACGACACGATCCGCGAATACGAGGCGCCTCACGTCAGTCCCAACCCGGCGGGACCTTTCGCGTTCCAGGACCGCTATGAAACACGGTTCCTCGACAGCATCGACGTCAGCCAGAAGACCGCGGGTGTCGTGCGTGACCTGTTTGCGATTCGCCTTGCCTACCTTGTTGAGAATCTCGCCGATCCGGCGACACCGGGGGACAAGCGCTACCTGTACAAGCGGTATCTCGCTGGCATTACCACGGTGAATGCCGATGGCAAGATCCTGCCCGGTTTGCAGTTCACGTATTACGACGGCTCCCACGCGGCGGGGGACAATGCGGCGGTCCATCGTGGCGCGATCGAGAGCATCACTTTTCCAGATGGCGGCGTTGCGACCTACAAGTACACCTGGCAGCCGGTGAGCAGCACCTCGCTCGACTGCACCATGCAGAGTTCGGACCCGAACTGGATAGCGGGCGTCCCGCGCTTCTGGTTCGCGCCGGACTATCTGGTCATCACTTACTACGACGAAGTCAATTCAAACAAGCTGACCGTTGCCGTCTACGACTGGAACGGTCAGTGGCTGGTCTCCAAGCCCGTCGTCACGAATCTTCCCTACAGCCTCGACCTGGATTCGCTTCAGGTCGTTCTGCAGCAGGAGAATTTCACGGTGTCGTACCGCCTGACTGGCGCCGGCACGAACGGCGTACTTCAGACCTACGCCGTACGCCGCGCCTTCGGCCAGTACGGGCGATGGGAAGCCGTGCAGTTGACGATGCCGGATCTGCTCGCGCCCGATGCGTCGTATCAGGTGGTCACCGGCAATGGATTCGTTGTCGCCGCCGCCATGGGTGTCTCGGAGCTCTATCGGTACACCTGGAATCCGCGCTCGAAGCAGTGGGTGTCCAATCCGCTATATATCTCCACGGTACTCGCCGGCGAATGGACGCTCGGCGCGGCGAACAACTTCTTCACGGTCTGCCAGTATCAGCCCGGCGCACCGCTATCGTTGTCGTTCTACTACTACGACGTGGCGACGCTCGCATGGAACGACAATCTTCCTCCGCTCGACAGTCTTCCAACCTATGTCTGGCAGAAGGACCTGCCGAAGCTCTCGTGGAGCCTTTCCGATACCTTTGCGACTGCCACGTTCATCACGAGTGCGAACTCCGTTCAGGAGACCTTCAACTACGAAGTCCGCATCTATCCGTGGGACATCCGTTTTCAGGCTTTGCCGTCACCGAATCCGATCGTCGGCACGAATATTCCAGCGAGCACGCTGGAGCCGGTTGCGGTTTCGCTGGCCGACGGCAGCATGATTGGCAATGTGGGCAATCTGCGCCGGTTTGACGGCATCAGCTGGAATTCGGGCACGCTCGGGCAATTCGGTTCTGGCACGGACGTTGCGCAGTTTGCGTTTGGGGACGATCTGGCGGTCGGCATCAGCTCGGTCCGGGGCGTAATCGGCGTTTACAACTCCTACCAGGGCACGTTCACTCAAGTCTCGGTCGCCGCGGGATCAGGCGGGCCGGCTGCGCCGACCATCAACGCACCCTATGTGACGGTGCGCAACCTGATCTATCAGCAGATGCCAACCGGCGACCTCAGGCTGCTGAATGAGCAACTGCCGCTGGATGCCGTGTCGATCTCGAATCTGGCGCCGCTGTTTCTCGCCTATGGGCGGGCCGACGGCAGTTCGTTCGTGTGGACGATGAAGAACGGCGTGCTGGCTGCGAATCCTGTACAGGTGCAAGGCAGCATCTTCCCGAGCAACGATGGGGCGGGTACGGACCTGACCGGAGCCTTTGCCTTCGCCACGTTCACCGGCGTGTCATTCAACTCGCCCAGCAGCATTACGCTGCACCGGGTGTTGTTCCAGTCGTATCGCGGGCCGATGTACAGCTTCGTGGTGTCGTCGGTCGAAGTGACCGATGGCATGGGTGTCACATCGGGGTCCGTATTCGATTACAACACCCCGGGGGCAACCGGAACAGTCAGTCCCTATGGCCTGTCGACACAGTTTTCCTGCGTGAAGGCGGCGATGGGCACGACGCAGGCAGGCACCGCTCCGTTTGGCTATTCGATATACCGCTACTTCGACGGCATGAGTCCGCATCCGGATTCGGATGCCACCCTGTATTCGATGCTGAACGGCCTGCTGCGGGAAGTCGACGGCTACGACAGTCGGGGCAATCAGGTGGCGCGTACCTGCAGAAGCTGGGACGTCGTCCGGACCGCCGTCAACGCTGCGACAGGAGCGACCGTCAATCTCATCGGCGGTTACGTACGGATGCGTCAGTCGATGGAAACCATTTTCGACGTCAATCCGATGTCATTGCCGGCGCAGCCGCCGCTGGATGTACCCACGACGCTCATCTATAACGACGCAAACGGCCAGCCGCGCACGAAGCAGACCCAATACTACGACGGGACGCTGGGCCAGCTTGTCCAGGTTCAGGAGAGCTACACGTTTGCCTATGAGAAGTATCCGGCGCTGGCCGCGCCGGAAGTCAATCAGATTGCACCGTCGGTCCTCAAGACCGTCACCGTCGGCAACACGGTGACGCAGATCGAAGCGACGACGTGGAGTACTGCGAATCCGGGTTCGACCTGGGCGCCCTACCGGCGGTACCGCGCATTATCGGCCAGCGCGACCTTCACGCCGGACAACTGGAACAACACCACCGACCCCGATCCCCTCGCATGGCGCAGGATGTGGCAGATCACCGCCCGAGACAGGCGGGGAGTGATTGCAGAATACATCGCGGCAGACGGGCGCTCCAACTCGGTGATCACCGATACCTCGCAGGAGCTGGTGCTCGCGGTGGCGGGCAACGCGAGCGTCACGAAACAGCAGGTTCTCTCTCTGGGATTCGAGGTCTATGAGGACTTGACCGGGTGGACGCTGGCAGGTAGCGCATCCAATCTGCCAGGCGCGATCCAGGCCGACGATTCGTTCACAGGATCCCGCGCCCTGGTCATGGGCGGGTCGGGTGTCGCCAACTCTTCGCCGCTGGCACGGACCCTGACCGTCACGGAAGCCGTGGGCCGTCAATATGTCCTCACCTGCTGGTTCAAGACGCCAGCCGGATTTGGAGAGCTTCCGGGTGTCGCCAACTGGACCATTACCGGCACGGCAGCGGGAACCGTGACGGCAGATGTCCCCGACACGGAAGGCGCATGGCAAGCGTTCTGCGTGCTGTTCGATCTGGCGGCCAATGTTTCGCCACAGAGCATCGCGCTGACGCTGACCAATACCAAAGCGGCAGCAGTCAAAGTCGACGATCTGCGCTTCTCGCCATCCCGCGCCGGATTTACAGCGAATGTCTATAGCCCGTCGTGGCTCGTGACGACAGCGTCCATGGAGAGCTCCAGCCGGACGACCCGAACCGTGCGTGGCGACTTTGAGGAGCTGCTTGCCTATGTTGACGCCGAGGAATCGATCGGCACGATCACGGATTCCTATCTCTCGCGCAGGGGAAACCTCGGCAGGTTCTCGGCCGTGGATCCGAACGCCAGGCTGACGATTACGCCGCGTGAGTTTGCCTTCTATCAGAGCTTCAACATCGGAGATATTTTCGAAGGGGACTGGAGCAGCACCGCGCAAGCCAAATGGGCAACGGGAAGCGGGAAGCTGATCCACAGCGCCGGCGCACGCGACAGCATCTCCTATACCGGCTATCCGGAAGCGGCGGCAGGCATCAATGCCTTCGGCGCTTCGATACGGGGAACGCCGTCAGGCGCGGTGACGGCTGCCACCGGAATCGAAATTAGCGCAGGGTTCCAGATTGCGTGGAGTCCGCAAGCGGCTGGGTGGACGTTGACGGATAGCGCGTCGAACACCACGGTGACGGCGAGCGTTCGCACCTTGCTCGATGTGTCGTTTGCCACGTACGCCGCCAATCTGAACGCCAGCGTGCTGCCAACTGATTTCCCGTCGCTTTTCTCGGCTGCCGGATTGCCGCTTGCACCGCTGTCCACCGTCACGGCGGTCGCGGCCAATGCCCAATGGCGCGTCAGTGACTCCGCGAGCGCGCTGATCTATTACCTGGTGCGTTCGCCATCGGACAACACGAAGATTCAGGTCGTGGCGTTTCCGCGGCAGTGGACCGTGGTGGTGGTGGACAAGAATATTGCGTTCTTCGCCGATGGCGGTCGCGTGTTGAGTTATCGCGCCCCGACCGCGCCGGAGCGCAGCTTCACGCTGTTCGCGACAGACGCGATTGGCTTCGATAACGCGCTCTTTTTCGCGGGTCACGAGGTGCAGCTCAGCTACCTGGATGGTGATGCCCGGGTCCGGCAGGAACTGGTCGTCTCGGGCACGCAGACGGCGCCAAACCAGTGGACCGCGAAGGCCACGATCTACGATGCGCTGGGACGCGACGCCATCCATACCCAGGGCGCGACGCTGACGCCGACTGCAGCGACCTGGGGCGGCTACGAAGCGGACCTTGCCAGCTTCGACTGGCCGTCGATGAGGATCACCGGGCTGGTGAAGACGGACAACCCGCAGTCCGGCGACTATCCATACTGGCGCACGCGCTACGAAGACTCTCCGCTCGGACGCAAGGCGGAACTGGGCCTGCCCGGAAATGACTATGCGATCAATCCGGGCAACGTGCCCGCGCATACGGCGCGCTTCTATTACGGGCTAAACAACGGCACGCTGGGATACGCAGCGGGAAAATACACGCACGCCACGACGGTCGACCCGAATGGCACGACAGGCGTCGAGTTGACGGACGAGCGAAAGTCGACCGTCGCGAAGGCGGTGCTGACGAATCCGGGGGCCGCCAATCCGCAGTGGAGCGCCACCAAGCAACAATTTGATGCATTCGCCAATCTCGTCACCGCCACCAGTCCGATGGGGTGGAGCGATACCTTCACCTACGACTATCTCGGCAATGCAATCACAGCCAACCGGGCCAATGAAGGCCAGACGCGGTCGATGTATGACTCGGCGGGGCGCCTGCGATTCCAGATGGATGCACGGGGAGCGGCAGCATCTTCTCCCTATATCAAGTACTGGAAATACGATGCGCTCTCGCGCGTCTTCGAGGAAGGATGCAGCATACAGACGTGGCCCGGTACGCTGCCACAGCACGTAAACGACCAGGGCTTTCCGGCGGCGACACCGTCCAACCAGTATGGGTACGACTTCGAAGTCAACGAGGGGAATTCACCTGCGTCGATGATCGCCGCTGGCAAACTGACGCAGATCGTCAGCGCCAATGAAGTGGCCGTGCCGGGGACGACAGATCCATTCTCGGCGACGGAATGCCTCTATTACGATATCTGGGCGGAGGTCATCCAGCATTCGATTTCGTTTGCCGGCAACGCGACCCCCTACATAACGAACTACTCGTTCAATTATCAAGGCGAAGTCATCGAGATTGCGTATCCGGGTCCAACCGCGATGGCGGTGCAGTATGAGCTGGATTCGATCGGGCGTGTCGCGTCGATCGGCGTCGATGGCAACCGGTGCGTCGCGTACACCTATGACCAGAACGGAAAGGCCGCCACGGAAACGATGTATTCTTCCGCTGGTCAGCAAGTGGGGGCAACGCGAGCGCTGGAGTATGCGCCACCGGGATGGCTGTCAGACACCGCCGGCACGGCGTTCACGGAGACAACGGTTTATGCACCGGCGAACGAAGGGGCGCCCGGATACTTCGATGGCTCGCCGACCCAGATCATCACCGCACCGCGCGGTTCCCGCGGTCAAATCACGGCCAGCTACACCTACGATCCACAGGGACGTGTTCAATCGGCGCAGTTCAATGCAGGTACGGCAAACTCCTTCAACTACGACGCGAATGGCAATATCAAGCAGGTCGGGGCGGCCACCAACTCCTATCTGAGCGCGACGAAAGACCTGGTGCAGTCGACGCAGGCGCCTGGAAGCCAGCGGACGTACCGGTACGATCCCGCCGGCGAACTGAACGCCCGCATCTCCAGCGATACCCCGGCCGTCGGTCTTGCGCTCTCGTGGGATGGCTTCCGCGGCCTCCCGCTGCAAGCGGTGGTTGGCCCGGCTGGCACGCAATCGACCGTGAATGTCCGATATGGCCATCGCGGACGCCGTGTGCTGAAGACGGTCGCAGTGAACGGGAATGCGGCGAGCACGCTCTACTACCTGCGCGGTGCAGGCGACGATGCGCTGGTCGAAGTCAGTTCGTCGGGGGCAGTTAATCAGTATGTCGTGGGACCCGCCGGGCTGGTTCACTTCCGGCAGGACGGCACGGAGTTTTTTGTATCGAGGGACCGGCTCGGCTCGGTTCGAGCGG includes the following:
- a CDS encoding chemotaxis protein, which codes for MNASSTPLPQAEVSAETIGTLINLSGRQRMLSQRIVLHMLLASRGDPAALDIVRRCLAMFESAHSDLVKGNERLPGVFSGPLQQLYFGNARADARIREFIGQVRTAIDAPTADTSLRASALDALVTQATPMLELLQTVTQAYQEEMHRCEVTVRKRQTDLVERLSSISMQANIVAMNGRVSAARAGQYGKEFSVITEVLAGIIKEMDQLIRHVVGSNGAQKNSVGH